GGAAATGATGCCACCCAGCAGGGTGTTTTGAAAATGCTTGCTATGGCAGCGGGAGATCAGGCTCTGACAGATTATTTTAAAACATTAAAAATTGTTCCTATTTCTATTTCCTACGAATACGATCCTACTGATTCTTTAAAAATGCCTCAGTTGCTGGCTCAGCATAGAGATGAGGAATATATTAAAGGTAAAAATGAAGATTTTACCACGATGCTTAGCGGAATATTAGGACAAAAGAAACGTATTCATCTGCATGCCGGTGACGTTATTGATACAGAACTGGATGAGATTGCAGCCTCTATTGATAACAAAAATAAACAGCTGCAGGCAATAGCTCAGGTGATTGATCGTTCCATCATCAGTAACTATAAGCTTTGGCCTACCAAATATATTGCTTACGATCTTCTTCACAATACTGACACCTACGCTTCCCAATATACAGAACAGGAAAAACAGTTATTCATTCGCAGACTTGAAATGCGTATTGATCCGTCTGATCCGGTTTCCAAAGAGTATTTCTTAGCCATGTATGCCAATCCTCTGGTGAATAAGCTGAAGTTCGAGAAAGAACTTGAAGGCTAATTCAGGATAAAATAAAAGAGACTCTCTTATAAATTAAATCATTTGGCTATGTCATTCTGACGAAGGAAGAATCTTATTAATGGGATTCTTCCTTCGTCAGAATGACTTTTGAGAAAGCTTCTAATGTTGTTATGCTATAAATCCGAAAGGTTTTTATTTAGACTGTGACATAGAATCTACCTCTATAATTGCATCTGCAAATGCTTTGGGAGCCTCCTGCGGCAAATTATGTCCAATACCGCCCTTTAGGGTGTGATGTGCATATTTGCCCGTATATTTAGACGCATAATTTTCCGGTGCAGGAAACGCAGCACCGTTGGCGTCACCTTCCAAAGTAACTGTTGGAACTGTAATAGACGGAGATTTTGCCAATTTGGCTTCAAGCACATCGTATTGTTTTTCTCCTTTAGCTAATCCTAAACGCCAGCGGTAATTGTGAATGACAATATCAACGTGATCAGGATTATTGAATGCTGCGGCTGAGCGTTCGTAGGTTTGGTCATCAAAAGCCCACTTTGGAGAAGCTGTTTTCCAGATTAATTTATTAAATGCTAAAGTATTGGCTTTATACCCCTTATACCCTCTTTCGGTGGAAAAATAATACTGGTACCACCATAAAAGTTCAGCATTGGGCGGCAGAGGCTTTTCGTTGGCCTTTGGACTTCCAATTAAGTATCCGCTTACTGCTACCAATCCGGTGCAACGCCTTGGCCACAGTGCTGCCATGATATCTGCCGTTCTGGCTCCCCAGTCAAAACCGCCAATGATGGCTTTATCTATTTTAAGCGCATCCATAAAAGCAATGATATCCAATGCCACAGCGCTCTGTTGACCGTTACGTTTTGTATTAGGTGATACGAAAGTAGTGGTTCCGTACCCTCTCAGATAAGGTACTAAAACGCGGTAGCCTTTTTCTGCAAGCATCCCTGAAGACTGCTCGAAACTATGAATATCATACGGCCAGCCATGAAGAAGGATTACCGGCTTCCCATTTTCGGGTCCTATTTCTGCATAACCTATATCCAATAACCCGGCTCTGATTTTTTTCGTATGCTGAAAAGCTGACCGGACCGCTGCATTTTCAAAGTCTTTTTCTCCAATGGTATTATTCTGTGCTTTTAGAGAAGATAATCCCATTCCCATAAAAATAACGAAGGAAATAACGGATAATAATTTTTTACAGAAGTTCAATGTAGTATTCATAATGGTGATGTTTTGTTTGGGTAAAATTATTTCAGAACAGAGACAGAAGTAAGAAGAAATGATTTGAACAGGCCATATTAAAAGGCGAATACTGATTTTCCGGCGCT
The nucleotide sequence above comes from Chryseobacterium sp. 7. Encoded proteins:
- a CDS encoding 1-acyl-sn-glycerol-3-phosphate acyltransferase translates to MSKFDEIRYFYDHEVNERLADVARDPMMKAFMSFTFPDTDEQVWLEQFKEVHSISDFQHQFVAYAVRQILAKSSEGLTTSGFDKLDKNTSYLFISNHRDIVLDTSLLNLVLLESGLIMTASAIGDNLVRKNFLNVLAKLNRNFLVQRGLSLRDQLTSSQTMSEYIKEQLLQENRSVWIAQREGRTKNGNDATQQGVLKMLAMAAGDQALTDYFKTLKIVPISISYEYDPTDSLKMPQLLAQHRDEEYIKGKNEDFTTMLSGILGQKKRIHLHAGDVIDTELDEIAASIDNKNKQLQAIAQVIDRSIISNYKLWPTKYIAYDLLHNTDTYASQYTEQEKQLFIRRLEMRIDPSDPVSKEYFLAMYANPLVNKLKFEKELEG
- a CDS encoding alpha/beta fold hydrolase, which gives rise to MNTTLNFCKKLLSVISFVIFMGMGLSSLKAQNNTIGEKDFENAAVRSAFQHTKKIRAGLLDIGYAEIGPENGKPVILLHGWPYDIHSFEQSSGMLAEKGYRVLVPYLRGYGTTTFVSPNTKRNGQQSAVALDIIAFMDALKIDKAIIGGFDWGARTADIMAALWPRRCTGLVAVSGYLIGSPKANEKPLPPNAELLWWYQYYFSTERGYKGYKANTLAFNKLIWKTASPKWAFDDQTYERSAAAFNNPDHVDIVIHNYRWRLGLAKGEKQYDVLEAKLAKSPSITVPTVTLEGDANGAAFPAPENYASKYTGKYAHHTLKGGIGHNLPQEAPKAFADAIIEVDSMSQSK